A stretch of DNA from Candidatus Methanoperedens sp.:
TTTTGCCGGAGGACAACCTGAACATTCATATATAAAATGGATAAAACCTGTTTCCGGATTTTCTACCGTATTTTTGTGCTCATATTCTGTGTTACAATCCGAACATATTCCGACTATAGGGACTATTTCATTGCAATGATGGCATTTACGAACAACAACATTGATCACTTCATTTTTTGTATTGATAGCAGATAATGAATATTCGTCATCGCTCTTGATTTTTAATTCTGTAGCCATATTCCATTTCAACTTAATAATAACAGGATATATTAAAACTTTACGGGTTTTTTGCGATAATTCCAAAATCATGCAAAACGGAACGTTTATTTTTAGAGACGTTATCATATGATAGACAGAGGTGAACAGTTTGACTGAAATATTTACATCTAAAATAGACTATCTATGCGCTATTGAAAAAGGTTGCTTACATTGTGGTGATAAACATCAACCGGATTGCCCCGTGGGAATGGCAAAAGCGCAAATCAGCTGTACCAACGATTTATTAACCGAATTTTATAAACGCAAATAAACCAAAACCTATTATATTCCTGAAGGTATAAAGGCATCCTGTGACCAGAATAGCAGTGCTTGCTTCAGGAAGAGGTTCGAACCTCCAGGCTATCATAGATAGTATTGAAAATGGCTATCTGAAAGCTCAAATCTGTGTTGTGGTAAGCGATATTGGAGATGCTTACGCACTGGAACGCGCCAGAAAACACGGAATAAATTCTTTTCACGTAGATCCGAAGGGATTCGGATCAAAGGACTTATACGAGGAAGAGATTCTGAGAGTTTTGAAAAACAATAATGTTCAACTCGTGCTTCTTGCAGGATACATGAAAATTCTCGGAAAGACACTGCTTACAGCTTATAAGGACCGGATACTCAATATCCACCCTGCGCTGCTTCCTGCTTTCCCCGGCCTTCATGCACAGGAACAGGCATTCAGGTATGGTGTAAAAGTTGCGGGATGCACAGTTCATTTTGTGGATGAAGAACTTGACTGCGGACCCATAATACTGCAAAAATGCGTGGAAGTGAAAGAAGACGACACAGACCAGACTCTTGCGGAAAGGATACTTGAGCAGGAGCACAAGATTTATCCCGAAGCGGTTAAATTATTCGTCGAAAATAGGCTGCGTTTTGAAGGACGGAAAGTGAAAATCATAAGATAAATCACAAATAAATCAAAATAAAGCACGATAGGTCATGATAACAGAATAAATTAAGAGGAATTATTATGCCGTTAAAAACAATAGATCCTGAAATTTATGAAATAATGAGACATGAAATTGAAAGGCAAAGAACCAAACTGAATTTGATAGCCTCTGAGAACTATGCAAGCCGTGCAGTTCTGCAGGCTCAGGGCTCTGTAATGACGAATAAATATGCTGAAGGATATCCGGGTAAGAGATACTACGGAGGCTGCGAGTTTGTGGATGCCGCAGAAAACCTTGCAGTGGACAGGGCAAAGAAATTATTTAAGGCAGAACATATCAACGTGCAGCCGCATTCAGGGTCGCAGGCGAATATGGCGGTTTATTTTACGATGCTCAAGTACGGGGATACGATAATGAGCATGGATCTGTCTCACGGCGGTCATCTTTCGCATGGCAGCCCTGTGAATTTTTCAGGAAAATTATTTAAGATAGTCCCGTATGGTGTTTCAAGGGAGACAAGAACCTTAGATTATGATGAATTATCAAAAATCGCAAAGGAACATAAACCAAAAATTATTGTTGCGGGAGCAAGCGCGTATCCACGAGAACTTGATTTCAAAAGATTCAGGGAAATTGCGGATGAGGTAGGAGCACTGCTGCTTTCGGATATCGCGCATATTGCAGGATTGGTTGTTGCAGGGGTACACTGTGACCCTGTGCCATATTCGGATTTTGTTACAACGACAACGCATAAGACCTTGCGTGGACCGCGCGGAGGCATGATCATGTGCAGGGAAGAATATGCAAAAGATATAGATAAGACGGTTTTTCCGGGGATGCAGGGCGGGCCTCTTATGCATGTAATAGCAGCAAAGGCAGTGGCATTTAAAGAAGCGATGAGTAAGGAATTCAATGATTACCAGAAGCAAATCGTTAAAAATGCAAAAAAAGTTGCTGGTGAACTGACGATGCGGGGCAATGAACTTGTATCGGGCGGCACGGATAACCATCTTATGCTTGTTGACCTGAATCCTATTGGCATAACAGGCAAGGAAGCTGAAGCAAAACTTCAGGAAGCAGGTATTATCCTAAACAAGAATACTATTCCTTTTGAGACAAAGAGCCCCTTCATCACAAGCGGTATCCGGATAGGCACGCCTGCCGCAACAACGCGGGGAATGAAAGAAAAGGAAATGATTATTATTGCAGAGGCAATCGACGAGGTCATCAGGAACATTAATGATGTAAATAAGATCAAGGAAGTAAGGAGAAGCATTCTTGAGCTTTGCAACCAGTTCCCGATCCCGTACGAGTGAGTAGCTATGGAGCCGCTTCCTGAAGTTACAGATCCCAGGGTAATAGATGGGAGAAAAATAGCACAGGATATTGAAGCTAAGGTGAAGAACGAAGTTGAGGTGTTTGTAAAAGAGCATGGCATAAAGCCGGCTCTTGCCACAATTCTTGTAGGAGAACATCCCCCGTCAAAACTGTATGTAAAACTTAAACACTGGGCTGCAAAACGTGTGGGAATCATATCTGAAGACCACAAATTTCCACAGGAAACAAAACAGGAAGAGATAATCGAACTTATCGAGACCCTGAACAGGCGTCGGGAAATACACGGCATACTTGTACAACTGCCTTTACCCAGACATATCGATGAACGCGCAGTAATGATGAAAATCGCGCCACAAAAGGATGTAGATGGTTTTAACCCGCTCAATATGGGTAAAATGCTCATCGGAAGCGAAGGTTTTGTTCCCTGTACGCCCAAAGGGATAATAAGGGCGCTTTCCAATTTCAATATCGACCCGAAGGGAATGGAAGTTGTTGTTGTCGGGCACAGCAATGTTGTGGGAAAGCCTGCCGCGATTATGCTTTTAAACCGCAATGCAACCGTGAAGATATGTCATGTTTTTTCAAAAGATCTTAAAAGTCAGACACAAAAAGCAGATATACTCATTGTCGCGACCGGTGTGAAGGGACTGATCAAAGCTGATATGGTGAAGGAAGATGCGATCGTTTTTGATGTTGGTATTACCTGGCAGGATGAAAAGGTCTATGGGGATGTTGATTTTGAAGATGTTTTGCCAAAAGTTAAATTGATCTCACCTGTTCCCGGAGGCGTGGGCCCCATGACAATAGCCATCCTTATGGAGCATACGCTGCAGGCAGCGAAGATACAGTGCGAGTAGATTTAAATTAAAAAACAGAAGGGTGCAGGCCATCAAGCGAGCGCCCCGGCAGTCTGGTAACTGATATCTGATAATTCCAAATCGCAGGTGAACTCGTTCCTCGGCACTTCTTAACCACGATTGAAGCCCCAAATTTATTAGCCGATAAGCGAACAAAGAAGATATATAGAAAAATGGATCAGAGAAAAAGCTAAAGCTACGTCACATCTGAGCTAATTTTTTGAGAGCTTTGTCATGCCTACTCATAGTTTCTTCCAGGAATTTCTCTTGCTTGGGAGTTAACCTTTTTTCCTTTTCTTTTTCAACAACAGGCAGCTCTGATTCATCAGCATAGGATTCTTTTCGAGCATATCTCATTGTGAGTATTAATTAGACATCATCATATTTAGCTTTAAGCTGTATCGAATTTGGAAGAAATCTCTCACACCCCACTCCCTTCTCCTCGCATCTCCTCAAAAACGTCTCAAAAATCTCGCTATAATAATCCTCACCCCTCAAGAAAATCCTTTCATAATCGCCAAGCAGATCAGGCTTAAACCCTGAAATAAACTCCCGAACCCTCTCCCGGACTCCTTCCTTCAGTCTCAACCTATCAACAAGCACATATTTCGGCTTCACCCGAGCGATGGCATCGATCAGCGCATCAACATCAGTAATATGTGGCATTACCGGCCCCAAAAAAACCCATGTATTGATCCCATTTTTCGAAAGTTCCTTCAGCGCGTGCAGCCTTTCCTCAACAGCCGATGCGCCAGGTTCAAGTTTTTCCCTCACCCTCTCATCAAGCGCCGTCAGGGTTACCCCCACTTCAATATTTGAAAAACTCTTCAGCAAATCCATATCCCTCAATACAAGTGACGATTTTGTCTGGATGCAAACCGGGAAATCATGCAATGACAGCAGTTCGAGGCACCGGCGTGTAATCTCATATTTCTTCTCAGCCGGCTGGTATGGATCAGTAACCGTCCCAAGCCCCACAACACCTTTTTTCTTTATCCTGAGTTCTTTTGAAAGTATCCGCGGCAGATTCACTTTTGCTTCTACAAGCTCGCCCCACGCCCCCTTCTCCTTATCCCAATAAATGACCGAGGGCGCGTAGCAATAAACGCAGGCGTGTTCACAGCCCCTGTAGGGATTGAGGGAATAGTCAAGTCCGGGAAGTTTTGAGGGTGAGAGAGCAGTTTTTACTTTTACTTCTTTTATCATATTCTTTTTCATTTACTGTTCCCAACTTATGTAAAAAAATCCTCCAGTCCTCTCTGGTATAATGTATTTTTCAAGACCATACTCTCCTTGATCCACCTCGCTTTCGGAATAACAAGCCTGGTGGAGATATATGAAAAAGCATCATCAAGTGATGAGAACTTTTTAGGTGATGCAGCAAGAGCGGCTCTCACATTCTCCCTCACATTCCACACGCCTACTGGCATGATATAACCTGGATGGGCTTCCCTCAGGATCACAACACGCGCCTGCCGCCTTTCTTTTATGAGATATTCATTCACAGCAAGCCGGGCGGCATAATAACAGCCCCCTATTTCAGCATACGTCGTTCGCCCTTCATAACCTTCAGATGATGACATTATTGCCACATCTTTCCCGAACGGGTTCCATACAGTATTCGGATACCATGCCTCTATCAGCTCATAGCTCCAGGCGCGGGGTATCATCATGACCACAAACCTGTTATCAAGCTGCCACGACTCAAAAACAAGAAACTCATTGATGAGGGGAAAATCCTTCATTTTCTCCATAAGATTTGCGCCAATCATGCTGTCAACTGCTGTTATGCTCCAGCGCGTAGGAACAAAGCGGCGCGCTTTTCCTTCCCCGAATGCACCTACAGAAAATGCTTTCTGGATGCTTGATATGATCGTATCTTTTTTATAAAGTTCAAGGACTGCATCCTTTGCTTTGAGGTCAGTATCATTATATGCTTTTTCCATCCTCCGGTCGAATTTTGTGTTCCCAACGTCGATCTTCTTAAGAGGTGCGGTGGGGCCGAAAGGCTGGACCTCGTCATCAAGTACAAGCCTTGTATGTGGTTTTTTCAGGAATTGCGCCTCTACATCAATAGGGGATGCACAAAGAGCCATCTCGCGGGTAGCTTCTACGATGCGGCTGCTGTCAAGGTCTCTTATATGGACAAGATGTTTTCCCCGGACAAGCTGCGAGCGAAAATCAACTATCTCATCGATACTTTTCCCGATCCACATTTCAGGGGTATCAAGAAGGGTGGTATTCCCGTGTGTCGGGGGAATAAGGGGCCCGATAGAAACATACGGATAGCCGATCCTTCCTATAAACACGCCTGGCGGGGAAGAGCCATCAATATTCAGGCTATCTGTCAGCGGTTTGACCTTTACGTTCGAATAGAATTTGACAAGAACAGGACACCTCTGCTTGCCGCATAATAATTTTGAACCGCGACACAGGATGCACAGGGCATCGCTTGTCCCGCTGAATAGCGAATCCGGGCTTTCCATGTATCAGTTGATGATATAAAGGGATATAAAATAAATGCAAGCTATGTGAAAGTGATTGCCCATAAAGTGTTGATCGTCTTTAATAAATGAAGCTCTCTACTCTGAAAAATTAGAAGATATTGTTAATGAGTTTCAGAAAAGAGGGTCGAAGCCTGCGAAGGTACAGCTTACGAGTCAATCTTCATGCGTCGTCGTTATCCGTGCTCATGCCGGCCTAATCGTTCATTTCCCTTGCTCACGGCTTCTACGAAAGCGCACGTCTGTTTCGCGGAGAAGCGTGAAACGGTTGCGTTCGTCCTGCGTTTGTTTATATTTATGATAATTACAATTCAACAACGTCCCATAGTTCTTCGTTTTTTACGGTATCACACATCTTAGTTGGCTCGGCTCATTTACAGTAATTGACATTGATGCTATGAAATGAATTTTTATGAGAAAAATATATACCATTATAGAAATATAATACCATAGAATATGGCTAAACTGAGTATTTCTAACATATATGACAGATGATGGAAAATCAGATGGATTTAATTTTGCAATAATTGCGGTTACTGCCCTATTGGGTTTTCTATCAGCAATTTATATATATTTTTCAAATTACTCGATTGAAGAGAATTGGTATTCTTATGCTTCTCTTCTAATTCCAATCACATTTGTTTCTATTTTATATTTTCTTATATATACTACATTACATGGTATTTCGATAAAAATGCGAGATGACATTAAAATGCGGATAGAAATGGTAGCTGATATCGTTTACAATTCTGCTTTTTTATTTTTCTTAATAATTTTAGCATACTTTTCAAGTCTAATCTTATCTTACACAAATCCAGATAAATATGTTATAATTGTAATATTTATTTATATAGTAATATTCTTATTAATATGGATAATAACTTTGCGCTATTTTTCGTTTTTGTTTTGCTGGGATAAAATTCCAGGAAGAGATACAGAAAAACTGATTGAATTTCTGGTAGCAAGGAAAAATATTAGGTGGGCAAAAACGGCAGTGGTCGAAAAAATCGATAACGGTTCAACCATAAAGCTATCTGCCGCTGATAACCAGCTTTATCTAAGACTTAACAAAAAAGAAACCAGGGCCAACTTAAGTATCAATAACGATAGGTATTCGTTTAGCTGGAACGATGTTCCTGGGAACGATAGCGGAAGACTAAAAAAATTCCTGACACGTAGCTTTGGTATTGATTGGATAAAAGCAGCAAAAATTGAAAAAACAGATGCGGATAGGCTCATAATTATATCTACTAACATGAAATATCTTTTGTTAAAACTTAATGATGACAAAACCAAGGTAGATTTAATAATCAATGGCGAACGGACCCATGAATTCACCGTGAATAAAATAAACAATTTGCGAAATATATACGACATCAATTTCAAAGGAAAATCATTTCTTCTTAGATTTGGGATTATTTTAATATCGATTGTGTCTCTTGTTTTGGGGATTTTTTTATATAAGTCTTTATATATGCTTGGTTTATTTTTGCTTTCATTTTCCTTAATAATTGCAATTATCCTCTATCAATTCATCGTTCCAAGAGGATATTCCAAATGGGGATATGTAATTGCCTCATTTTTTATCTTATTTGGACTAATTATTTGGTCTATATCATTTGTTCCTTTTTCAAATATCGCCAGTGGAGATATTACAACCGATATCAATAGCGTTTATTATAAGAATGGTGGTCCAATTCCTGTAACTATTCATGTCACAGGTCCGAATTCGTATATATCAATAGAATTATCGAAATCAGATAGAGAGAATAATTTATCTAAAATAGATTCGATAGAACGTATAGAACCTAATCACAAGTCAAATATAATTATATCTGGTAATCTTTCTGCCAATTCATTTGAAAATGGAAAGTATGGACTTTTTATCAATCCAACGAATTTGAGTCCAGGATATTATGAATTGAATGCTACTCGTCCTCGTTTAAATAATATGAAAATAGCTATAAGTGGATTCTATTTATTGAATGATAGTAAGAGTAACTACAATTCACCATCGAATTGAAACAATCCCAAACTTAAGCAAAGCTATATAAATCCTGAACCACCATTCATGAATATGGGTTCAGAAATTATATACAGGGATGAGTCCGATGAAATAAAAAAATTAAATGGTTGGATATTAATTTATGGAAGAAGAAAAGTAGGAAAAACATTTTTGATAAAGAACTTCCTGGATTACGATGTCTTTTTCAGGGTAAACAGGGATGGCAGCATTCTAGCCGAAAAGTTCGTCATCAGCACAATAAACAATATGGATGATTTTTCAAGGGCAGTATCGGAGCTGCTTCTTGCTGATAAAAAAGTGGTGATAGATGAATTCCAGAGGCTTCCTGAATCCGTTATTGAGCGAATATCCACTCTTCATCCAAAAGGAAAAATTATTCTTTCCGGCTCCAGTATGAGAGTGATAAAAAAGCTCTTTGGAAGCAAATCACCGCTCCTTGGACTGGCTATGCAGTACAAGCTTGGGCTGATAAGGCCGAATAACATATTACGGGAGCTTTCAAAAAAAATGGATGCAATGCAAGCAATTGAGCTTGCCCCATATCTTGCAGATGCATGGACTATCCCCTTTTTCATGAAAGAAAGCGATAGTGAGAGGGTCATATATGATCTCTTGAAATATTCCAAATTCACGGTTCCTTCGCTTGTCGGGGAAATATTTACGGAAGAGGAAAGAGAGTTCACGAAGGTATACGAGGCTATTTTGAGACTTATAGGAGCTGGCGAATTGGATTACAAAAATATTGCCTCGATCCTTGCCAGCAGAAAGGTGATCGAGCGGGCAGACAGCTCTTTGATAATTCCTTACATAAAAAATATGGAAGGCATGGGGCTGGTTGAATCCCTGCCGATATATTCCTCAAAAAAAAAAATGTACCGCTTGTCTTCACCTATGATGGAGGCTTTTTTCTATCTTGCTGATCGATATAATTTTGAAGATAGAGACGTAAGCTTTGAAGAAGCAAGGCCGACTATAGAAAAACTAAGAAATTTTGCAGTGCAAAACTTTATAGGGGATTTGTTCGCCAGCGCCTACCATGGAAAAAAAGAATATTATGTAACGCCCTCAAAAGAGCTGGACTTCATTATAACCGTAAGAAACAAGGCGGTTATCGTTGGAGAAGTAAAATGGGGAAAATACGATAGCAACGACCTAAGAAAATTCGTGGAAAAAACAACTTTTACCAAAGCAGATAAAATATTCATAACAAAAAATAAAAATGAGACAAAAATTGATAATGTTAAAATAATGGACATAGATGATATTTTGGCTATGGTTAATTAAGAAAATTGCATTTATTCAGACATTGAGAAAAGATTATACTTACATGGGTACTTAAGCAACCTCATGTTCATTGAAATAGACGGCTGGATGGCAAAACTAAGATTTTCAGCATGCCATTTCATCCCCAATCACCCAAAATGCGGATGCCTTCACGGTCATACATATGCTATCAGTGTCAGGATCGAGGGCGAACAGAAAGGTGAGTTCATTATTGATTTTGAGACCGTAAAAGGAATAGTTAACAGGATTTGCGACAGGCTTGATCACAAGATCCTGATTGCAGAAAAAGACCCGCGTCTCATTATAAAGAAAAGCGATAGTGTATCGATTGAGATCATTGATAGCAAAAAAAAATATGTGCTTCCACTTGAAGATATTATGTTCCTTCCCACAGCTTCCGTAAGTGCCGAAGACCTGTGCAAATACTTCACATCCAATCTGGCAAAGGGCCTCAAATCCAGTGGAGCAGATAATATCACGAAGATCCATGTGCGGGTGGACGAGGGGATAGGACAGGGCGCAGGCTGCGAACATCAGTTATAGTCTTTTCTACTCAGATCCATTTTGTTATTTTTCAGCGATTTGAGCAAATGTTGCGCTTTTAGATACTTTTATATACCTTAAGGTATATTGTCATATTGTGCATAAATTGCACAGTATATTAAAATATATCAGGAGGTTCACATATGTTTGGAATAAATGAATTGAGCGTTATAATAGTTCTTTTATCTTTCTGCCTTACGAAGTTAATATCGTTGCCAGCAGCATTTCAAGTTGTGCAAAAATTGCATATAAAATATGAGGAGATTTAAATATGTATATTAAACTAAATAATTTTTGTTTTATAATAATTTTTCTGTCTCTGGGCATAATTGCAGGTTATGCTTCTATACAAACGGCATTTATGACAGGATTAGTAACAGCCCTTGTAGCCCCACCAGCTGCTGTCTTAGTAGGCATGGCGCATGCTGGTAAAAAGTTTCAATCGGAAATTAAAAAATCATAATTGCATCATAAATTGGCCATCATTCTTTTTTTTTGACTCATATTTTTGATTTTATCCAAAATTTCTTGCTCCAATTACATATTATTTTATATCAGCTTCTCGTAATATAACGCGTTTGATGAGTCAGAACCAGGATCAAGAAAAAGGAATAAATAATGGCCAGCAGAATTGAAGTCGGTTTTAAAAAAGGGATAAAAGATGCGCTGGGAGACAGCACGAGAAAAAGGATAGCTGAAGACCTGCATATAAATGTGGAGAGTGTCAGGACACTTGATGTTTATACCATCGATGCAGATATTTCCAATGAACAGGTAAAGATTCTCGGTGAAGAATTGTTTGCAGATCCCGTAATACAGGAATATTCCCCTGAACCGCTTGCAAAGGATTTTTCATGGCTCATTGAAGTTGGCTTCAAGCCTGGTGTTACTGATAACGTCGGAACTACTGCAAAAAAAGCATCTGAAGATATTATTAAAACCACAATAAAGGGAGTATATTTTTCAAGACAATATCTGATAAAAGGGAAGATCACAAAAGAAGATGCTGAAAAGATAGCTGGCGGACTTCTTGCAAATACCCTTATTGAACGATGGATAATAATCAATAGTATTGACTGGGATAAACAAAAAGGTGTATGTCTGCCGCTTCCTGTCATAAAAGGAAAACATAAACCTTCAGTTATGGAAATTGACCTTAATACCAGTGATGAAAAATTAAAGGAATTAAGCATACAGAGACTTCTTGCTCTGAATCACAGGGAAATGATCGCTCTTAAGGAATATTTTAATTCGCAAGAAACGAAAACTCAGAGGAAATATCTTGGACTAACCCTTCCTACGGATGTGGAAATAGAAGTGCTTGCCCAGACATGGTCTGAGCACTGCAAACATAAAATATTCAACAGCCGGATAACTTATTCAGACGATAAAGGAAGCCTTGTAATAAATTCGCTTTTTAATACTTTCATAAAGCGCGCCACAAAGGAAATAAATAAACCATGGCTTGTTTCTGTTTTCACCGATAATGCAGGCGTGATCAAATTTAATGATGACTATAATCTTGTCATGAAGGTGGAAACGCACAATACGCCTTCTGCTCTTGATCCGTACGGCGGCGCCATAACAGGTATTGTTGGTGTAAACCGCGACCCTATGGGTACGGGGATAGGTGCAAGACTGATATTTAACACTGATGTCTTTTGTTTTGCATCCCCTTTTTATGATAAAGAGCTTCCACCGCGACTTCTTCATCCCAAGAGGATATTTGAAGGCGTAAGGCGCGGCGTCGAACATGGCGGGAATAAATCCGGTATTCCCACGGTGAACGGGTGTATAGTTTTTGATGTGCGGTATCTTGGAAAACCTCTAGTATATTGCGGAACGGGTGGAATAATGCCTTCAGTGATCAATGGAAAACCCTCCCATATAAAGGAAATCCATAGTGGTGACCTCATAGTAATGGCCGGGGGGCGCATCGGGAAAGACGGCATCCACGGCGCAACTTTCTCATCACTGCAACTTGATGAGGATTCACCTGTTACCGCTGTACAGATCGGAGATCCTATAACCCAGAAGAAGATGCTTGATTTCCTGCTTGAAGCTCGTGATAAGGGATTATATGGATCAATAACAGATAACGGCGCAGGCGGCCTTTCGTCATCGGTTGGTGAGATGGCGCAGCTCTGCGGAGGATGCCTGATCGAACTTGATAAATGCCCCCTGAAATATCCTGGCCTTGACCCCTGGGAAATCCTTGTTTCCGAGTCGCAGGAGAGAATGACGCTCGCGGTTTCTCCCGAAAAAATTGATGAATTCCTGAATCTTGCTAAAACAAGAGACGTTGAGGCCACTGTTATCGGAACATTTACAGATTCGGGCAAATTCCATGTAAAATACGGAAATAAAAATGTGGCTTACCTGGATATGGAGTTTTTGCATAATGGTCTTCCAGCCATGAAATTGAATGCGCGATGGGTACAGCGCAAGTTTGAAGAGCCTGTTCTTGGTGTTGTGGATTCGACCGCAATTCTTAAAAATCTTCTTTCGCGCCTCAATATATGTTCAAAAGAATATGTCATCAGACAGTATGACCATGAAGTCCAGGCAGGATCTGTCATCAAGCCATTAACCGGGGATGGCCCGAGTGATGCAGCGGTTATCCGCCCTCTGCTTGATAGCATGGAAGGAGTTGTTGTTGCAAACGGCATCTGCCCGAGGTACGGTGATGTTGATACATACCACATGACGGCCTGCGCCATCGATGAGGCGGTACGAAATCACATTGCAGTGGGCGGTTCATTTGATCATCTTGCAGGTCTTGATAATTTCTGCTGGTGTGATCCTGAAAAATCAGAAAAAACACCTGACGGCGAATATAAGCTCGGGCAGCTTGTGAGAGCCAACATGGCGCTGTATGATTATACAAAAGCATACGGTGTCCCCTGCATTTCAGGAAAGGACAGCATGAAGAACGATTACCAGATAGGGGGCAGGAAGATATCCATTCCCCCAACTGTTCTTTTTTCAACGATCGGGAAAATTGAAGATGTGCGAAGAGCAGTGACAATGGATGCGAAGTGTCCAGAGGACAGGGTTTACATCCTCGGAATGACGAAAGATGAACTTGGAGCTTCAGAATATTATGCATCTCTGGGATTTATCGGGAACGA
This window harbors:
- a CDS encoding phosphoribosylglycinamide formyltransferase, encoding MTRIAVLASGRGSNLQAIIDSIENGYLKAQICVVVSDIGDAYALERARKHGINSFHVDPKGFGSKDLYEEEILRVLKNNNVQLVLLAGYMKILGKTLLTAYKDRILNIHPALLPAFPGLHAQEQAFRYGVKVAGCTVHFVDEELDCGPIILQKCVEVKEDDTDQTLAERILEQEHKIYPEAVKLFVENRLRFEGRKVKIIR
- a CDS encoding serine hydroxymethyltransferase, whose amino-acid sequence is MPLKTIDPEIYEIMRHEIERQRTKLNLIASENYASRAVLQAQGSVMTNKYAEGYPGKRYYGGCEFVDAAENLAVDRAKKLFKAEHINVQPHSGSQANMAVYFTMLKYGDTIMSMDLSHGGHLSHGSPVNFSGKLFKIVPYGVSRETRTLDYDELSKIAKEHKPKIIVAGASAYPRELDFKRFREIADEVGALLLSDIAHIAGLVVAGVHCDPVPYSDFVTTTTHKTLRGPRGGMIMCREEYAKDIDKTVFPGMQGGPLMHVIAAKAVAFKEAMSKEFNDYQKQIVKNAKKVAGELTMRGNELVSGGTDNHLMLVDLNPIGITGKEAEAKLQEAGIILNKNTIPFETKSPFITSGIRIGTPAATTRGMKEKEMIIIAEAIDEVIRNINDVNKIKEVRRSILELCNQFPIPYE
- a CDS encoding bifunctional methylenetetrahydrofolate dehydrogenase/methenyltetrahydrofolate cyclohydrolase (catalyzes the formation of 5,10-methenyltetrahydrofolate from 5,10-methylenetetrahydrofolate and subsequent formation of 10-formyltetrahydrofolate from 5,10-methenyltetrahydrofolate), which produces MEPLPEVTDPRVIDGRKIAQDIEAKVKNEVEVFVKEHGIKPALATILVGEHPPSKLYVKLKHWAAKRVGIISEDHKFPQETKQEEIIELIETLNRRREIHGILVQLPLPRHIDERAVMMKIAPQKDVDGFNPLNMGKMLIGSEGFVPCTPKGIIRALSNFNIDPKGMEVVVVGHSNVVGKPAAIMLLNRNATVKICHVFSKDLKSQTQKADILIVATGVKGLIKADMVKEDAIVFDVGITWQDEKVYGDVDFEDVLPKVKLISPVPGGVGPMTIAILMEHTLQAAKIQCE
- a CDS encoding radical SAM protein; its protein translation is MKKNMIKEVKVKTALSPSKLPGLDYSLNPYRGCEHACVYCYAPSVIYWDKEKGAWGELVEAKVNLPRILSKELRIKKKGVVGLGTVTDPYQPAEKKYEITRRCLELLSLHDFPVCIQTKSSLVLRDMDLLKSFSNIEVGVTLTALDERVREKLEPGASAVEERLHALKELSKNGINTWVFLGPVMPHITDVDALIDAIARVKPKYVLVDRLRLKEGVRERVREFISGFKPDLLGDYERIFLRGEDYYSEIFETFLRRCEEKGVGCERFLPNSIQLKAKYDDV
- a CDS encoding ATP-binding protein, translated to MNMGSEIIYRDESDEIKKLNGWILIYGRRKVGKTFLIKNFLDYDVFFRVNRDGSILAEKFVISTINNMDDFSRAVSELLLADKKVVIDEFQRLPESVIERISTLHPKGKIILSGSSMRVIKKLFGSKSPLLGLAMQYKLGLIRPNNILRELSKKMDAMQAIELAPYLADAWTIPFFMKESDSERVIYDLLKYSKFTVPSLVGEIFTEEEREFTKVYEAILRLIGAGELDYKNIASILASRKVIERADSSLIIPYIKNMEGMGLVESLPIYSSKKKMYRLSSPMMEAFFYLADRYNFEDRDVSFEEARPTIEKLRNFAVQNFIGDLFASAYHGKKEYYVTPSKELDFIITVRNKAVIVGEVKWGKYDSNDLRKFVEKTTFTKADKIFITKNKNETKIDNVKIMDIDDILAMVN
- a CDS encoding 6-carboxytetrahydropterin synthase QueD produces the protein MFIEIDGWMAKLRFSACHFIPNHPKCGCLHGHTYAISVRIEGEQKGEFIIDFETVKGIVNRICDRLDHKILIAEKDPRLIIKKSDSVSIEIIDSKKKYVLPLEDIMFLPTASVSAEDLCKYFTSNLAKGLKSSGADNITKIHVRVDEGIGQGAGCEHQL